A part of Corynebacterium mustelae genomic DNA contains:
- a CDS encoding DUF349 domain-containing protein has protein sequence MSTPNPPKPGPRPGPRPGPRPGATAGTPVVSAQPAAPQAAPASDPAQWGRVDDTGNAYVKTKDGERLIGSWQAGTPAEGLVHYGARFDDLATEVVYLEARLVSHPGEANHLKDKAIKLQESLAEAAVIGDLDSLNTRLQTVIDNADAAGLKAKEEKQARRAAAIARKEELAAEAEELAENSTDWKHAGDRIREILEEWKTIRGIDRKTDDSLWKRYSRARDSFNRRRGAHFAELDRGRAAARKAKEELVAQAEQLKDSTDWNETARAFRQLMDRWKKAGRAPREVDDKLWEAFKAAQDHFFNARHAIQDERNREFEANAQAKQALLDEYDHVINPENGLEQARQKLRELQEKWEEIGFVPRAQVREFEDKIAELENRVTQAADAQWRRTDPEAQARAAQFSARVAEFNAAADTAEAKGKTKEAEKLRAQAAQWQEWADAAINAVETR, from the coding sequence ATGAGCACTCCCAATCCTCCGAAGCCAGGTCCACGCCCTGGCCCCCGGCCTGGTCCACGCCCTGGAGCAACCGCGGGAACTCCGGTGGTTTCTGCTCAACCAGCAGCGCCACAAGCAGCCCCAGCATCCGATCCAGCGCAATGGGGACGTGTAGACGATACTGGTAATGCCTACGTCAAAACCAAGGACGGCGAACGGCTGATTGGCTCGTGGCAGGCTGGTACCCCCGCAGAAGGTTTGGTCCACTATGGTGCACGGTTCGACGATTTGGCCACCGAGGTAGTGTACCTAGAGGCTCGGCTGGTTTCGCACCCCGGCGAAGCTAATCATTTGAAAGACAAGGCCATAAAGCTGCAAGAATCTTTGGCTGAAGCAGCGGTCATTGGCGACCTTGATTCCCTAAACACTCGACTGCAAACTGTAATTGACAATGCAGATGCTGCAGGTTTGAAAGCTAAGGAAGAGAAGCAAGCACGCCGAGCTGCAGCGATTGCTCGAAAAGAAGAACTGGCAGCTGAAGCGGAAGAGCTTGCCGAGAATTCCACTGATTGGAAACACGCAGGAGATCGAATTCGTGAAATCCTAGAAGAGTGGAAGACGATTCGTGGCATTGATCGCAAGACTGACGATTCATTGTGGAAGCGTTATTCCCGAGCGCGGGATTCTTTCAACCGGCGACGGGGCGCACATTTCGCCGAGCTTGATCGGGGAAGGGCCGCCGCGCGTAAGGCAAAGGAAGAACTTGTCGCCCAGGCAGAGCAATTGAAGGATTCTACTGATTGGAATGAAACAGCCCGCGCGTTTCGTCAGTTGATGGATCGATGGAAGAAAGCTGGTCGCGCACCTCGTGAAGTCGACGATAAACTATGGGAAGCTTTTAAAGCAGCCCAGGATCACTTCTTCAATGCGCGGCATGCTATTCAAGATGAACGCAATCGGGAGTTCGAAGCAAACGCGCAAGCAAAACAAGCGCTACTGGATGAATACGATCATGTGATAAATCCAGAAAATGGCCTGGAACAGGCGCGACAAAAATTGCGGGAGCTGCAAGAGAAATGGGAAGAAATCGGGTTCGTTCCTCGTGCACAGGTCCGGGAATTCGAGGACAAAATTGCAGAGCTTGAGAACCGCGTTACCCAAGCCGCTGATGCTCAATGGCGCCGTACCGACCCAGAAGCTCAGGCGCGAGCTGCGCAATTTAGCGCCCGAGTAGCCGAATTCAACGCTGCAGCAGATACCGCAGAAGCTAAAGGCAAAACTAAGGAAGCCGAGAAGCTGCGTGCCCAAGCGGCACAGTGGCAAGAATGGGCAGATGCGGCTATTAATGCGGTAGAAACTAGATAA